Proteins found in one Sporosarcina jeotgali genomic segment:
- the alr gene encoding alanine racemase: MTGRVNYRPTRAVVDTSAIRTNVRKLRKKLPAETGVIAVVKADGYGHGAAESARAAFREGAIMAAVATPDEALDLRDSGIQQPILVLGPVPIPFLKEAIRQDITVTIPGVQWAQAAAAELQGNEETLKTHVKIDTGMGRIGVRSEEEIIELLKILEGTSAIEVEGIFTHFATADEQDTKSTKVQFRKFNRLAACFPERPKLIHAANSAAALRFPDFALDAVRFGIGMYGIAPSEVVARELPFPLERALRLETEIAFVKQMVAEEPISYGGTYVSRPGEWIATLPIGYADGLKRGLRNQHVLVRGQRVPIVGTICMDQCMIRLPEQLPAGEPVVLLGKQGNEEITMEEWATRIGTIPYEITVTIARRVQRQYFGD, encoded by the coding sequence GTGACAGGCAGAGTGAACTACCGACCGACCCGTGCTGTAGTAGATACTAGTGCGATTCGGACGAATGTTAGAAAGTTAAGAAAGAAGCTGCCCGCAGAGACCGGTGTAATAGCAGTCGTAAAAGCAGACGGTTATGGACATGGAGCAGCTGAAAGTGCACGGGCTGCTTTCAGAGAGGGTGCCATAATGGCGGCGGTTGCAACGCCTGACGAAGCATTGGATTTACGCGATTCAGGTATTCAACAACCGATTCTAGTGCTTGGACCTGTCCCTATCCCATTCTTGAAAGAAGCGATACGACAGGATATTACCGTGACAATTCCAGGGGTACAATGGGCGCAAGCTGCTGCAGCCGAACTTCAGGGAAATGAGGAAACTTTGAAGACTCATGTAAAAATTGACACGGGAATGGGTAGGATAGGAGTAAGAAGTGAAGAAGAAATAATTGAATTACTCAAAATTCTTGAAGGAACTTCCGCTATCGAAGTGGAAGGTATATTTACGCACTTCGCTACTGCTGATGAACAAGATACGAAGAGTACGAAGGTGCAATTCCGGAAATTTAATCGGCTGGCAGCATGCTTTCCGGAACGTCCGAAACTTATTCACGCGGCAAATAGCGCAGCGGCACTGAGGTTTCCGGATTTTGCGCTCGATGCTGTTCGTTTTGGCATCGGTATGTATGGCATAGCGCCATCTGAAGTGGTCGCAAGGGAACTGCCATTTCCGCTCGAGCGTGCATTGCGATTGGAAACGGAGATTGCATTTGTGAAGCAAATGGTTGCGGAAGAACCAATCAGTTATGGGGGCACCTATGTGTCACGGCCTGGTGAATGGATCGCGACGCTGCCGATCGGCTATGCAGATGGATTGAAGCGCGGATTGCGCAATCAGCACGTATTGGTTCGCGGACAACGCGTCCCGATTGTTGGAACAATCTGTATGGATCAGTGCATGATCCGCTTGCCTGAACAACTCCCTGCAGGGGAACCGGTTGTATTATTAGGGAAAC
- a CDS encoding LolA family protein, which translates to MRSKIGLLLLGAVLLLLTACGAPSKEDVVKKLSGKWNDSNGYDLQATMEIKTGEEPRLYDVTVWHTKPDFYKVDVSQKEKDESQMIVRNEEGVFVVTPSLNKTYKFQSDWPAQNSQAYLISTLSDDIKADKKSTMTEKDKTYVFETATRNNHKAVLPKQQIHIDKKTLLPTHVSLLDENKEEKIRVTFKKITLGVKRKADDYKVETENMDHEKKEEKPKDKNAQLETFYPSASFEGVTLISEEPVATETGTRLFLSYGGAGKEYVVVQEPAAAVDSQVPVSIDGDPVDLGFAVAALSGNTIRWEQDGIAFYVASESLSKGELIQVAGSMQPDVVK; encoded by the coding sequence ATGCGAAGCAAAATTGGATTACTGTTGTTGGGTGCGGTTCTATTGTTACTGACTGCTTGCGGAGCACCATCGAAGGAAGATGTCGTCAAGAAACTGAGTGGGAAATGGAATGATTCCAACGGGTACGATCTTCAAGCAACGATGGAGATTAAGACCGGAGAAGAACCGCGTCTCTATGACGTGACGGTTTGGCACACGAAGCCTGATTTTTACAAAGTGGACGTTTCCCAAAAAGAGAAAGATGAGTCTCAAATGATTGTCCGCAACGAAGAGGGAGTTTTTGTCGTCACACCGTCATTGAACAAGACGTACAAATTCCAAAGTGACTGGCCGGCACAAAATAGCCAGGCGTACTTAATCAGCACACTATCTGATGATATTAAAGCAGATAAGAAGTCAACGATGACAGAGAAAGATAAGACGTATGTATTTGAAACGGCAACACGAAATAATCATAAGGCAGTATTGCCGAAACAACAGATTCACATCGACAAAAAGACATTGCTTCCAACGCACGTTTCGTTGTTAGATGAAAACAAGGAAGAGAAAATCCGTGTGACATTCAAGAAAATCACTTTAGGCGTAAAGCGTAAAGCGGATGACTATAAAGTGGAGACGGAAAATATGGATCACGAGAAAAAAGAAGAAAAGCCAAAGGACAAAAATGCGCAGCTTGAAACCTTCTATCCTTCCGCTTCCTTTGAAGGTGTTACATTGATAAGCGAAGAACCGGTCGCAACAGAAACTGGAACGCGTCTCTTCTTATCTTATGGCGGTGCTGGAAAAGAGTACGTCGTTGTTCAAGAACCGGCAGCTGCAGTGGATAGCCAAGTGCCCGTATCCATTGATGGAGATCCAGTAGATTTAGGATTCGCTGTCGCAGCACTTTCAGGTAATACGATTCGCTGGGAGCAAGATGGAATTGCGTTTTATGTAGCTTCTGAATCGCTCAGTAAGGGTGAACTCATTCAAGTAGCTGGATCGATGCAGCCAGATGTAGTTAAGTAA
- the acpS gene encoding holo-ACP synthase, producing MIAGIGLDITELDRIAELDSKSDKFRNRILTTEEQHVYADLSNQRRIEFLAGRFAAKEAYAKALGTGIGPECSFLDVAILPNEKGAPILYFKGLPVDGFVSITHTKTVAAAQVILQKMERF from the coding sequence GTGATCGCAGGAATTGGTTTGGATATTACGGAATTGGACCGGATCGCGGAACTGGACAGCAAATCCGATAAATTCCGGAATCGGATTCTTACAACTGAAGAACAGCACGTTTACGCAGATCTTTCGAATCAGCGCCGCATTGAGTTCCTTGCCGGCCGTTTTGCAGCGAAAGAAGCCTACGCCAAAGCACTTGGAACGGGAATTGGGCCTGAATGCAGTTTTCTGGATGTTGCAATTTTACCGAATGAAAAAGGCGCACCGATTCTATACTTTAAAGGACTTCCCGTGGACGGGTTTGTTTCCATTACACATACGAAGACAGTAGCTGCTGCGCAAGTAATCCTTCAAAAAATGGAACGTTTCTAA
- a CDS encoding rhomboid family intramembrane serine protease codes for MFIRTESFSQYIRQYPVVSTLIALNVVIYLLSLLPFIGDPIRNFGVGSNYMIAQGEYWRLVTPMFLHAGIMHLLFNMFSLFIFGPELEKVAGKARFLTVYFLAGIFGDIATFFVYDSSYLHVGASGAIFGIFGAFGALVYYTKKMLPQLRQIILPIIVLSVVMTFIGPNINAAAHIAGLVVGFLIGLSIFHPKRIISWRKPKLKVVQKR; via the coding sequence ATGTTTATCCGTACTGAAAGTTTTTCTCAATACATTCGGCAATACCCAGTGGTGTCCACGCTTATCGCACTAAATGTGGTCATATATTTACTGTCATTATTGCCCTTCATAGGCGACCCTATCCGCAACTTCGGAGTAGGCTCGAATTACATGATTGCGCAGGGTGAATATTGGCGCCTAGTCACGCCCATGTTTTTACACGCCGGAATCATGCATTTGTTGTTCAATATGTTTTCCTTATTCATCTTCGGACCTGAACTGGAGAAGGTGGCTGGGAAAGCACGATTCCTAACTGTCTATTTCTTGGCAGGTATCTTCGGTGACATCGCGACGTTCTTCGTCTACGATTCCAGTTATTTGCACGTTGGCGCTAGTGGTGCGATCTTCGGGATTTTCGGTGCATTTGGAGCACTTGTGTATTATACAAAAAAGATGCTGCCTCAGCTTCGCCAAATTATCCTGCCCATTATCGTACTGAGCGTGGTCATGACTTTTATCGGGCCTAATATTAACGCAGCTGCACATATTGCGGGGCTGGTTGTTGGGTTCTTAATCGGATTAAGCATTTTCCATCCTAAGCGAATCATTAGCTGGCGCAAGCCGAAGCTCAAAGTTGTTCAGAAAAGATAA
- a CDS encoding PH domain-containing protein, whose product MSEPRYKLHWVTIIVESLKTLKEAILPLVVVFISGSRNNDSGNWFLDNWSMIIGSVLVVYLLFSGFIKWRRFSYWFEDGELRIESGLFVRKKRYIPFERIQSLNYTEGIFHRPFGLVNVQVETAASSGDQAEAELTAVTREDADLIKKRIADGKKRKVEETGDAIEAGIESAEPIDEESVEKRVFSLNPKQLVLLATTSGGIGVIFSGVAIFLSQFGEFLPLDKVSDELAGLIKFGVFIIVILVLAGLFLAWLVSVAMTFFSYYGFTVRVSDEELIITRGLLEKKRTTIPLSRIQSISFVENPLRQMFGYGRVLVHSAGAAGDGSKIQLFPLVKKSELYEPLQAIFPELDLREPLEKLPKRGRKFYYRIDFLWMIPVIALVSWFFYPYGLLSLLIVPIVMVFGMWQHRSAAYRISGNQVTMRSRGISLETSYTMRKRIQSAHLRQTIFQRRKRVASIHLNVKSGIGVHDVRLRQMDVDEAEELLDWYEPSQG is encoded by the coding sequence ATGTCTGAACCGCGTTACAAATTGCATTGGGTTACGATTATCGTGGAAAGTCTGAAAACATTAAAGGAAGCCATTCTGCCTTTAGTGGTCGTCTTTATCTCGGGGAGCAGAAATAACGACAGCGGCAACTGGTTTCTCGATAATTGGTCGATGATCATAGGTTCAGTGCTCGTCGTCTATTTACTATTCAGCGGATTTATCAAATGGAGACGATTTTCGTACTGGTTTGAAGATGGTGAGCTGCGGATTGAATCGGGATTGTTCGTTCGGAAGAAACGCTATATCCCTTTTGAACGCATTCAAAGTTTGAATTATACAGAAGGAATTTTTCATCGCCCATTCGGACTTGTAAACGTGCAAGTGGAAACCGCTGCTTCTTCTGGAGATCAAGCGGAGGCAGAGTTAACAGCTGTCACCCGTGAAGATGCGGATTTGATCAAGAAAAGGATTGCCGATGGGAAGAAACGAAAAGTTGAGGAAACAGGAGATGCAATTGAGGCGGGGATAGAAAGTGCAGAACCGATTGATGAAGAATCTGTTGAGAAACGTGTGTTTTCTTTGAACCCGAAACAGCTCGTTCTACTTGCTACGACGTCTGGGGGAATCGGTGTTATTTTCTCAGGGGTTGCAATCTTCCTGTCCCAGTTCGGTGAGTTTTTACCGCTTGATAAAGTGAGCGATGAGCTCGCGGGTCTTATTAAGTTTGGTGTATTTATAATTGTGATTTTAGTTTTAGCAGGATTGTTTTTGGCGTGGTTAGTATCTGTTGCAATGACGTTCTTTTCCTATTACGGGTTTACAGTTCGTGTTTCGGATGAAGAGCTGATCATTACACGCGGCCTGCTAGAGAAAAAACGGACAACGATTCCGCTTAGCCGTATTCAAAGCATTAGTTTTGTGGAGAATCCATTGCGGCAAATGTTTGGATATGGCCGTGTCCTTGTTCATAGCGCAGGTGCTGCAGGAGATGGATCCAAAATCCAGCTGTTCCCGCTTGTGAAAAAGTCAGAGTTGTACGAACCGCTTCAAGCAATTTTTCCGGAATTGGATTTGCGGGAACCTCTGGAGAAACTGCCGAAGCGCGGCCGCAAGTTTTACTATCGAATCGATTTTCTATGGATGATTCCCGTGATTGCGCTAGTGAGCTGGTTTTTCTATCCATATGGACTGCTGTCGCTGCTCATTGTGCCGATCGTAATGGTGTTTGGAATGTGGCAGCATCGCTCGGCGGCGTATCGAATCAGTGGAAATCAAGTCACCATGCGCTCGCGAGGCATTAGTCTGGAAACCTCTTACACGATGCGAAAACGGATTCAATCCGCGCATTTGCGTCAAACCATTTTCCAGCGGCGCAAACGTGTGGCATCCATTCACTTGAACGTAAAGTCAGGTATAGGCGTTCACGACGTCCGACTGCGGCAAATGGATGTGGATGAAGCGGAGGAACTGCTGGATTGGTATGAACCTTCGCAAGGCTAG
- a CDS encoding PH domain-containing protein, with protein MRKEPANRLSRKGLTVWRLYGWLQTAVVLLLAIGAGTLTVIFDWPWWVYIIAASVVVLYGWLFIYLFPKIRWSRWRYEVRESEIELQHGIFIVTRTLIPMVRVQHVDTAQGPILKKYDLSAISISSAATVHSIPALATEEADELRNRISALAKVAEDDV; from the coding sequence GTGAGAAAAGAACCTGCGAACAGACTATCGAGGAAAGGCTTAACTGTTTGGCGTCTCTATGGGTGGCTGCAAACGGCTGTTGTGCTGCTGCTTGCAATCGGTGCGGGTACGCTGACTGTTATCTTTGATTGGCCCTGGTGGGTATACATAATTGCTGCTTCTGTTGTTGTATTATACGGATGGTTATTCATCTATCTGTTCCCTAAGATCAGATGGTCCAGGTGGCGCTATGAAGTGAGAGAGTCTGAAATTGAATTACAGCATGGCATTTTCATCGTCACACGGACGCTAATTCCGATGGTGCGTGTCCAGCATGTGGATACAGCTCAAGGTCCGATATTGAAGAAATATGATTTGTCCGCGATATCGATTTCTTCTGCAGCGACGGTTCACTCAATCCCAGCACTGGCAACTGAGGAAGCAGATGAACTGCGAAATCGTATTTCGGCGCTGGCAAAGGTGGCGGAAGACGATGTCTGA